The following are from one region of the Epinephelus fuscoguttatus linkage group LG11, E.fuscoguttatus.final_Chr_v1 genome:
- the mpv17 gene encoding protein Mpv17: MAALWRSYQVLMAKYPWTVQIVTAGSLVGVGDVISQQVIERRGLAHHDVPRTAKMMSIGFFFVGPVIGSWYKVLDRLVVGGTKSAAMKKMLVDQLCFAPCFLGAFLGISGVLNGLTVEENVTKLKRDYTDALISNYYLWPPVQIANFYFIPLHHRLAVVQIVAVAWNSYLTWKANKM, from the exons ATGGCGGCCCTGTGGAGATCCTACCAAGTGCTGATGGCCAAATACCCCTGGACAGTGCAGATAGTGACTGCTG GGTCTTTGGTGGGTGTCGGTGATGTCATATCCCAGCAGGTGATTGAGAGAAGAGGGTTGGCTCATCATGACGTGCCGCGGACGGCCAAGATGATGAGCATTGGTTTCTTCTTTGTG GGTCCAGTAATCGGCAGTTGGTACAAAGTTTTGGACAGACTGGTGGTCGGAGGAACTAAAAGTGCAGCCATGAAGAAAATGCTGGTGGACCAG ttgtgtttTGCTCCGTGTTTCCTGGGAGCTTTCCTCGGTATCTCTGGTGTTCTGAACGGACTGACGGTGGAGGAGAATGTCACCAAGCTCAAGAGG GACTACACAGACGCCCTGATCTCTAATTACTAC ctATGGCCCCCCGTCCAGATTGCCAATTTCTACTTCATTCCTctacaccacag GTTGGCTGTCGTCCAGATTGTTGCTGTTGCTTGGAACTCCTACCTGACCTGGAAGGCCAATAAGATGTGA